In Methylotenera sp. L2L1, the following proteins share a genomic window:
- a CDS encoding response regulator transcription factor — translation MRLLVVEDDLTLGPQLQTGLQRAGYATDLATDGIEAEIQGKLEPYDLIILDLGLPKRNGLEILTNWRKEQVTTPVIILTARGGWQDKVAGFNTGADDYVSKPFQIEELLARISAVLKRSIGNNAGELHSAHFKLNEQTQTVMFDNGDQCNLTNIEFRLLRYFMLHPGHILSKSVLTEHVYEYDEDKDSNVIEVYVNRLRQKIGSSLIQTRRGQGYIFGVAP, via the coding sequence ATGCGCTTGCTTGTCGTAGAAGATGATTTAACACTTGGCCCGCAGCTTCAAACTGGCCTGCAGCGGGCAGGCTATGCCACAGACCTAGCGACTGACGGCATCGAGGCTGAAATACAAGGCAAACTAGAGCCCTACGATTTAATCATACTGGACTTAGGCTTACCAAAACGTAATGGGCTGGAGATACTCACTAACTGGCGCAAGGAACAAGTCACTACACCAGTCATCATCCTTACCGCCAGAGGCGGATGGCAAGACAAAGTGGCAGGCTTCAACACTGGTGCAGATGATTATGTCAGCAAGCCTTTTCAGATTGAAGAGCTACTAGCGCGAATTAGCGCAGTGCTTAAACGCAGCATTGGTAACAATGCAGGTGAGTTACACTCAGCGCACTTCAAACTTAATGAGCAAACGCAAACCGTGATGTTCGACAATGGCGATCAGTGCAACCTCACCAACATAGAATTCAGACTACTACGATACTTTATGCTGCATCCGGGGCACATTCTTTCTAAATCGGTCTTAACTGAACACGTTTATGAATATGATGAAGATAAAGATAGCAATGTGATTGAAGTCTATGTAAACCGCCTACGCCAAAAAATCGGCAGTAGCTTAATACAAACAAGACGTGGCCAAGGCTATATATTTGGAGTGGCGCCATAA
- a CDS encoding PepSY domain-containing protein, producing MMTKKLNISVLLILACLLLASLLIVNDNHAKADSSQQTARQLLSAGKILPLEKITKLAKEIKPGEVLETELEQKKGLLIYEVEILDAQSQVWEIKLDAKTGKLIKLELED from the coding sequence ATGATGACGAAAAAACTCAACATTTCCGTGCTACTAATACTAGCTTGCCTATTGCTAGCCAGCTTGTTGATTGTTAATGACAATCATGCAAAAGCTGATAGCAGCCAGCAAACTGCCCGCCAATTATTAAGTGCAGGGAAAATTCTCCCGCTAGAAAAAATCACGAAACTAGCGAAAGAAATCAAACCTGGCGAGGTGCTTGAAACCGAGCTGGAGCAGAAAAAAGGCCTGCTCATTTATGAGGTAGAGATTCTCGACGCTCAAAGCCAGGTTTGGGAAATCAAACTTGATGCAAAGACTGGAAAACTCATCAAGCTAGAGCTTGAGGATTAG
- the ftsX gene encoding permease-like cell division protein FtsX has translation MNNWLNQHIQTLKLVLSRMRNNMLSTFMICLVIGVAMCLPSLFYLAVDNLSKLTDHMQKDTEISLFLKVDANADAIKQVERQLAQNQDIANFHLVTKEEAWQQLQVKSRSNQDVNDAVSQLGKNPLPDAFFIQAKSSDPDSLIQLKDALQNLPNVELALLNTEWVKRLSSLLSLGKKLISMIAGLLAIVLLVIIGNTVRMQILTQKDEIEVSNLIGATSSFIRMPFLYAGALYGLFGGLMAVLMLIGIIQAFNLSMSQIAHLYSNDFSVTLFDAQLFLAVILSAIGIGWIGSYIAVSRAIANYKTS, from the coding sequence ATGAACAACTGGCTAAATCAACATATACAGACACTTAAACTTGTGCTTAGCCGCATGCGTAACAACATGCTATCAACTTTCATGATTTGTTTGGTGATTGGGGTGGCGATGTGTTTACCCAGCCTATTTTATTTAGCTGTAGATAATCTATCAAAACTCACCGACCACATGCAGAAAGACACCGAGATTAGCCTGTTCCTCAAAGTGGACGCTAATGCTGATGCAATTAAACAAGTTGAGCGCCAGCTAGCGCAAAATCAGGATATTGCTAATTTTCATTTAGTGACTAAAGAAGAAGCATGGCAACAGTTACAAGTTAAATCAAGAAGCAACCAAGATGTAAACGACGCCGTGTCACAACTAGGTAAAAACCCATTACCAGACGCTTTTTTTATTCAAGCAAAGTCTTCTGACCCTGATAGTTTGATTCAATTAAAAGATGCGCTACAGAACTTACCAAATGTAGAGCTAGCATTACTCAATACGGAATGGGTGAAACGACTTTCATCTTTATTAAGCTTAGGTAAAAAACTCATCTCGATGATTGCTGGATTATTAGCCATCGTACTGTTAGTGATTATCGGCAATACGGTACGTATGCAGATCTTAACGCAAAAAGATGAAATCGAAGTGAGCAACCTGATTGGCGCTACTAGTAGCTTTATTCGTATGCCGTTCCTCTACGCCGGCGCGCTTTACGGACTATTTGGCGGTTTAATGGCAGTCCTCATGCTTATCGGCATTATTCAGGCTTTTAATCTTTCCATGTCGCAAATCGCTCACTTATATAGCAACGACTTCAGCGTAACGCTATTTGATGCACAACTATTTCTAGCGGTCATTCTTTCTGCAATCGGTATTGGCTGGATAGGCTCATACATTGCCGTGTCACGCGCGATTGCAAATTACAAAACCAGCTGA
- the ftsE gene encoding cell division ATP-binding protein FtsE: MIQFDKVTKRYPGSDEILKNISFNIDAGEFVFLTGHSGAGKSTLLKLIAATERPTSGTVLIANQNVSQLKPSAIPFLRRRFGLIFQDHKLLYDRNCFGNVILPLHINGITGQEAAKRVRAALDKVGLLNKEKAMPITLSGGEQQRLAIARAVVSRPSILLADEPTGNLDASYAADIMAIFYAFNQVGVTVIMSTHDALGMSARQNRVMHINQGSLTEHLLKESHLDQASSSVERFTS; encoded by the coding sequence ATGATTCAATTTGATAAAGTCACCAAGCGCTACCCCGGTAGCGATGAAATACTCAAAAACATTAGCTTTAACATTGATGCTGGTGAGTTTGTGTTTCTTACTGGTCATTCTGGCGCTGGTAAAAGCACGTTATTAAAGCTGATTGCGGCAACCGAGCGCCCTACCAGTGGCACTGTGCTGATTGCAAATCAGAATGTCAGCCAACTCAAACCTTCTGCAATCCCATTTCTACGCCGTCGATTTGGTTTGATTTTTCAAGACCACAAACTTCTGTATGACAGAAACTGTTTTGGAAATGTCATCCTACCTTTACATATCAACGGCATTACTGGACAAGAGGCTGCAAAACGCGTGAGGGCTGCACTGGATAAAGTCGGTTTATTGAATAAAGAAAAGGCGATGCCAATTACTCTGTCTGGCGGCGAGCAACAACGTTTAGCCATTGCGCGCGCAGTGGTAAGCCGCCCATCAATACTGTTGGCAGATGAACCTACTGGCAATTTAGATGCCAGTTATGCAGCGGACATCATGGCTATCTTCTATGCCTTTAATCAAGTTGGGGTGACGGTCATTATGTCCACACACGACGCATTGGGCATGAGCGCAAGACAAAATAGAGTCATGCATATCAACCAAGGCTCGCTGACTGAGCATTTACTTAAAGAGTCTCATTTAGACCAAGCATCATCTTCCGTAGAGCGCTTCACATCATGA